The nucleotide sequence GGGAGGGCGTTGATCGATGTAATAGCCTTCGAGATCAAGCGTGCCGCTGAAATCGGAGCGGAACCAGCCGTTCTTGGTCTCAACGTGAAGGGCTTCATCGATCTGATCGAGGATGGCCTGTCCGTGTGAGGCGTTTGCGAAGGCCAGTGACGCGGTGCCGATGAGGAGTGTTAGCCACGCTTTCATGAATGCTTAGAACCCGGCATGAACTTTTCTGAAGCAAAATTATTAAAATGAAGTGAACCTACGGTCATGAAGATGAATGCAAACTCTTTTGTCCTTCTCCCCTCGGAGGGGAGAAGGATTGAGGATGAGGGGTGCCCCTTTCTGTAAAAGCTAATGTTTCCGAGCAAATCCCCGGCACCCCTCACCCCGGCCCTCTCCCCTCCAAGGGGCGAGGGTGCTAACGCCAGTCGTTTCTCGCACCTATTGCGGTTGTTTAAGTGCATGACAGGTTCTATTTCTTCGGTTGCACGTGGGTGACCTTGTAGGCCTTCACCATGTCGCTGAAGCCTTTCAATTTCAGCTCGGGCAATTCTTCGGCATCGATGTGTCCGGAGAGTTTCGCACGAGTTGTCTCGTCGATCACCACTTCACCGCGTCCAGCAACACTGCACAGGCGGGAAGCGAGGTTCACGCGTTCGCCGAGGACCGTGTAGTTCAGGCGGTCAGCGGACCCCATGCAACCGGCGACGGCTTCTCCCGTGGCGATGCCGATGCCGACCTCGATCTTGTGAGATGAAATTTTGTTCAGCTTGTTGCGCTCCTCGATCATACGCATGGCGCAGCGGGTTGCGTTGAAGGCGTCATCGCCGTAGCTCTTGGGGGCGCCGAAGACGGCCATGATGAGATCACCTACGAACTTGTCCACCACACCGTTGTGTTCGTAGACGACCTTGGTGAGCGCGGTCATGTGTTCGTTCAGCATCTTGATGACCTCGGCGGGGTCCATGCCTTGCGTGTGCGCGGTGAAGCCGCGGATGTCGCAGAAGATGACGCTGACTTCGCGTTTCTCGCCACCAAGGGACATCGCACCGTGGACCATCTGATGAGCGACATCTTTATCTGCGACCATGTCCAAGACAGCGCGATATTTCTCTTTGAGCGCGAGTTCGGCGGTCATCTCATTGAAGGAATGAGCGAGTTGGCCGACTTCATCATTACTGCGTACCGGAACACGTACTTTAAAATCACCATCCTGCACACAGCCGGTGGCGGCGACGAGTTCGCGGATGGGAGCGGAGAAACCGTTGCTGAGGAAGACGCTGATGAGCATGGAGCCCATGAGGAGGATGGCGCCGAACATGATAATATTCCGCTGCAAGTCCTGCTGATCGCGGATGGCCTCGGCCATGGAGTAGATGCTGACCTGATAGGTGGGCGTGAAATTGGAATCACGGTTCATCAACTGGAAGAAGACCTGATGCGGTTCACCGGCGACATCGACATCGAAGGTGCCTTGCATCTTGATGGAGCGCTTTTGCTCCATCATCTCGCGCATGCGGCTGTTGATCTCCACGGCATCGGCAGGAGCGAGGCTCTCGGTGTAAAGCATATTGTCGGACCAGATGCCGCTTTTGATGCGGCTGAAATCCGAGAGGCCGTGCTCCGTGTCGTTGATGAAATGAAAGCCCACGATGAGGGAGCCCATGCATTTGCCATCGATGTCTTCAACGCGTGTGAGGATCACTTCGACCAGGGTCCGTTTCTTCTGGTGTGCTGCCAGCTGGCGGGCACGGGAAGGAAAGCGTGGCTGGTTTGGTGCGACGTTTTCAACCGAGACATAACCGACCTGTTGAATGGGGCCGGAGGCGAGATTTGTGATGACCTGTTCGAGCTGGGTCTCCAGTTGATCGTATGCGAGGAACCCGCGCCCGTTAAGAAGCGGCGCTGAAGGCGGCAGCTCTTTGCCTTTTTCGTCCGTATAACGGACAAAGGCCAGTGTCATAGGGCGGCGTTGGCGGATGGCTTGGGCGGCCAGCTCCCGGACATCGAGTTCATTGAAGGTGGTCTGGTAGAGCCGTTCGCTTTCGCCAGATTCCTTGGTGGCTTCCAAGGCGGCTTGGACTCGAACGGACTGGGTCAGTTCTGTGCATTTTGCTTTGATGGCGGAGAGACGCGCATCCTGCATGGAGTTGAAGACCGCGATCTGGCCGGTGAAGCGTTCGGCGAACAGCGTCTGATAAGCCGTCTCCATCCGTTTTTGAGAGACGTAGAGAGTGGTGCCGGTGGCACCGACCACCACGAGCATCATGCCGAGGAGCAGCTTGAAACGGAAACTGAAGTTCGGCATCAACGACTTCATGGTGCCTTGAATTCTACCTTCAGCGTTTCACCGGCTTTGAGGGTGACGGGCTGGGAGCGGATGTCTTTGTCATCCACCCAGGCTTTCAGGGTATAGGAGCCGGGGGGCAGGTTCTCAAGTTTGAAGGTGCCTTCCGGGTTGGTGGTGATGAAATGAGGAGTGTCGAGCACAAGGATGTTCGCGCGCATGTGTTCGTGGATCTCGCAGTAGAGTTTCACGAGACCGGGCTGATCGAACTGGATGGCGGCGGGTTTCTCGTCTTTCCGGTAGCGGCCCAGGTCGAAGCGCTTGGTCTTGGAGTAGGAAAATACGTTGTGGTAGTCGTCATCAAGGTTTGGGAATTCGACGTAGTGGCCTTTCTGCACGGGCAGTACGGAATGAGTGAATTGAAACCCTTTTTGCGCCATCTGCACCTGATTGGTCTTCACGGCATTGGTGGAAGCGGTGAACTGGCCTTCCAGATAGACGATGGCGACGGGGGCAGGCGGAGCGGCGAGCTGGCCGGCCTTTAGGCCGTAGCGGTCGTTGGAAGGGGGCGGGGATTTGGGTTTGGGCAGGGTGACGGTGCCTTCCACGGTGGCGGTTTGGCTGTAGCCTTTGGTGGCCATCAGAAGCGACAAGGCAAGAATCAGTGCGAGCAGCCCATGCCGATGGACTGTCTGCACAAAAACATTAGTGCTAAAATACTTCATGGCCTTTGAACCGGAGAACCTAAACAAAGCGCGGAGTCTGTGCAATGACCGTAAATGGGGAGGGATCAAAGGGCGGTGGTGTATCTCAGTGAGAATTGTCACTGCGGAGCGGTCACGGCCTCTTCGCTAGCATTACAGTGTGAGCCATGTCTGGACTGGCGATGAAGATTGCGCCCAGTTGAAACAAACCGGCTGTGACTTTTCCCCAGATTCTAGCTTGCCGCGATCCAGAAGTAAGGGATGATGGCTTATATGCCGTCCCTGTCATTCAATTGCGCGTCTGTTCGCGGTGCGCTGCTATGCCCATTTCTTGGGCTCGTCTTTTCCGCCGGATTGATCCAAGCGGCGGATGAGACAGGGCCGCTCGCCGGACATTCCATGCATGGAGACGCCTTCAATGAAGGACCACGCCAGAAGGCTTTTCTGATGGGGGAGACAGGGCGCATCCATTTTCCTATCACGACCAAATCCGCGCAGGCGCAGAAGTTCTTCAACCAGGGCGTCGGGCAGCTTCATGGTTTCTGGTATTTTGAGGCGGAACGTTCTTTCCGCCAGGCGGCGATGCTGGACCCGGATTGCGCCACGGTTTATTGGGGCATGGCGATGGCGAATGTGAACAATGCCAAGCGTGCGCGTGGTTTTATCGAGAAGGCAGTCTACCTGAAATCACTCGTCAGCGCGCGTGAGGGATTGTGGATCGATGCCCTGGCCGAATATCGCAAAGAGGACAAGCGCGACGACAAGCAGCGGCGTAAAGATTATCAGGCGGCGTTGGAAAAGATCGTGGCCGCTTACCCTGACGACATCGAGGCAAAGGCATTCTGTGCGTTGCAGTATTGGGATAACAACAGCAAAGGCGTGCCCATGGGTGACAAGCAGAAGGTGGACGCGATGTTGAAGACGGTGCTGGCCGCTGAGCCGCTGCATCCGGTGCACCATTATCGCATCCATCTCTGGGATGACAAAGGCGCGACCAATGCCCTGAACTCCGCCGCGTTGAACGGTTACGCGGAACCGGACACCGCTCACATGTGGCACATGAGCGGCCACACTTACACCAAGCTCAATCGCTACTCGGATGCCGCGTGGCAGCAGGAGGCCAGTGCCCGCACGGATCATGCCTACATGATGAAGAACCGCGTGATGCCGGATCAGATCCACAATTTCGCGCACAATAACGAGTGGCTCATCCGCAACTTGAATTTCATCGGCTCGGTGGATCGCGCAGTCGATCTGGCCAAGAACATGATCGAGCTGCCGCGTCATCCGAAGTACAACACGTTGGCAAAAGGCAGTGCGAATTACGGTTATCAACGTCTCGCTGAAACGCTCGTCCGCTATGAGATGTGGCCGGAGCTGGTGGCGCTGGGCCAGACCACTTACCTCGAACCGTTGGATAATAACGATCAGGAAGTTCGGCGTTTGCGCGCACTCGGGACGGCTCACTTCAACTTGAGTGATGTTTCGGCGGGCAAAGCACAGCTCGCCGCACTGGAGAAGTTGAAGATCAAGATCGAGGCAGACGCGAAAAAGAATCCGAAGAGCGAACCTAAGAAGGACGAGGAGAGCAAATCCAAGGAGGAAAGCAAACCGCAGGCGGAAGCCGACAAAAAAGAGGAGAAAAACAAGACCGCCGGGAACACGTCTACGAACAGCACAAACCGATTGACGGGCGTGAACAATGCCATCGCGGAGTTGCAGGGCTGGGAGGCATTAAAAGCGGGGGATGCGAAGAAAGCGAGAGAGGCGTTCGCGAAGTCGAAGGATATCCCGAAGGAACGGCAATCACAGATCGAATGGTTCCTTGGTGATAACAAGAAGGCGGAGCAACTGGCGCTGGATGCGGTAAAAGGCGCGACCAATCAGGTGCAGCCGCTGGCGCATTACGTGGATATCTCCTATCGCAACGGAAACTACGAGACGGCGTATAAATATTTTTTCCAGTTGCGCGATCTGGCGGCGGAAGCGGACTTGAACGCGCCGGTGTTTCAGCGGCTGAAAACCGTAGCGTCTGATCTGGATTTTCCGGCGGATTGGCGGCCTGCGTTGAAGCGGGAGAAGGACTTTGGCAAGCGGCCGAGTTTGGCATCGCTCGGGCCAATTCGCTGGCAGCCTAGTGCCGCGCCTGCATGGTCATTGCCGAATGCGGAGAACCGCCAAATTTCGCTCAAACAATACAAGGGCAAGCCGGTGATCGTGATCTTTTACCTCGGTCACGGTTGCCCGCATTGCATCCAGCAACTCGCGGCTTTCGCACCGGAGACGGATAAGTTCACCAAGCTGGGGATCTCGCTGATCGCGGTGAGCACAGACTCAGTGGATGGCCTCAAAAAGACGGAAGAGAAAGTAGCGGAGAGCGGCGGCTTCCCGTTCCCGCTAGTCTCGGACAAATCCATGAACATCTTCAAGGCGTATCGTGCGTTTGATGATTTCGAGAACTTGCCGCTGCATGGAACATATCTGATCGATGGCGATGGATTGGTGCGCTGGCAGGACATCAGCTACGATCCGTTTGTGGATACGAAATTCCTGCTGGGAGAAGCGCAACGGTTACTCGGCAAGGTGCGTGTGCCGGAACTGGCGGCAACACCGGCGAAGGTCAAAGAGGGCGGGGAGTGAAAAACCTTTGGACCGCGCCTGTGTGCTCAGAGCACCGGGCGCAGCGGGCAGGGTGGCTATCGCGCAGGTGAAATAATTTCAAGGCACTATGTCAGTCTCACATGCTGCGGCTGATTCTGTCAGGCAGAACACAGCCGCGGTCCACTGTAGTTAGGCTGTTGCCGCTTCTTTTTGTGAAGCCCGGTATTTGCGGGCGTGGTCGAAGAACTCGGCGGCGACCATGTAGCCCACGCAATCTTTCGCGCCGCAGTTACACGGGTAGTCTTTGTATTCCTCGATATCGAAGCCGTAATTGTAGGTCAGCTCCTCACCGGCCTTGATGTCCCGAACGGCGAGGATCCAGATATGCGGGTCATCGTTCTCGGATTCACAGTTGGGGGCGCAACTGTGGTTGATGAAGCGTGCCGGGTTCCACTCGACATTGCCGTTTATGTCCACCGCATCATTCAGTGTGAAGACGTAGACGTTGCCGTCTTCACATTGTTTCGCGGATTCTGCCTTGCTCATGTGCGGGCCGACGTATTCGATGACCTTCTCGCCTTTGCGGATGTCACACGCGGCGAAACAGCCAGTATCATGGATGCCTGATTTGCGCACTTCGACTTTGGAGGCATCGACTTTCGTTCCGGCAGGTTTGGCTTTTTTCTTGGACACAGCTTGATTCGGTTAACAGGTAGGTGATGAGTGCGTCAATCCGTTAAAAAGGTTGAATCATGAAATGATACCGTTTCGCCATTTTAACCATTCAACAGTTTAACGTCTTACTCACTTCTTCTGGTCGGCAAGGTGTTTTAGCACGGCTTTGCGCATGGATTCGGTGGCTTTCGGTGTGTTTGTGTGCCCGGCTTTGATGTCGTTGTAGATCTGTTTTGGGCCGGAGAAATTGTTGTAGGCTGCATAGACACTTGTTGGTGGGCAGACGCCGTCGATGAAGCCGACTGTGAAGATGCTGCCGGCTTTCGTACGGGTGGCGAAGTTCATGCAATCGATATAACGGGCGGCCTCCGTCACTTTGGCCTCCGGTTTCCCGGCTTTGTCATTGGGCACGATCTTCGGCCAGCCACTGATGCGGTTCACTGCATGGCCTGAATGATCGCAGCCTGCGGGAACACCGGCAGCGATGAAGGTCACGCGGGAATCCAGTCCCGCTGCGGCGATCGCCTGCAAACCGCCCTGGCTGGAGCCGTAGACCACCACGGTCTGGCCATCCCATTCCGGCTGGGAGGTGAGGAAATCGATGGCGCGGACGAGGCGGAGGCACATGCCGAGGAAATAAATGGTGTCACGCGAATCGCGTCCTTTGGCCCGGTAGTCTTTCAGTTCGCCATTGGCCAGATCCGTGTAGAACTGGTCTGGTTTGCCATTCGGTATGCCGTGGGCGTTGATGTCCAGAGCGATCAAACCTTGCTTGGCCCAGCCGACCGCCGAGCCCAAACTGGAACTGCGCACACCTGCTCCATGTACGGTGAGAATGGCTGGCAGGCTCTTGGGCTTCGCACCTGATGGCCGTGCGAAGTAGCCCGAGACGGGCGCACCCAAACTGGCGGCTTGCAGATCGTAGGCCTCAATATTATCCGCACCCGACTTCACGGCAGTAAGTTTCGGGTCCATCGGGACCTTGGCGAGATCTGCTTTTTTTGCCTTCCAGAACGCATCGAAATCATCGGGCACCGGCAGGCTGGGCTTGATCCGCAGAGCATCGATGGCTGCGCCAGCAGTGGCTTTGAAGGAGAGCTTGTTCGTCTGATATGTGACAAAGCAGGTGAGAAAGCCCGGTTCGTCGAGCTTGCCCGTGATTGTCGCCCTGCCGTTTTCGAGTTTCACTTTGCCACTCGCTTTCGGAGCCACGCCGTCTTTGCTCGTTGACCAGGCGATTTCTCCGCCGTTGACCGGTTGTTTGTCCAGTCGGAGCGTAACGTGGAATGAAACCGTTTCCCCTTGCTTGTAGAGGGCGTCCGGCCGCTCCGCATCAACGTTGAGGACGTAGTTCGTGGATGGCTTGATCTCTTGTGCCTGCAGGGTGAAGAGGTTGATGAGCAGGGCGGCTGCAAGCGGGAGCGGACGGACGAACGCAGGTTTCATATGGACTTATTTCGCGGGCGGACCGGCCCTAGGGCAAGCCGAAAGGAGCCAAAGTGATGCAATCCATCGAGGGGTCGCAACGATGAACGGAATTCCAGCCAGCATGAATTATTTGCGACAAAACCAAAATTTTGCGCTGGAACTCGTGGCCGTTTTGACTTCAAATGCTTACAGTAATCGCTGCTGGTGCCTTCTCGTGGCCGGCATTTTTCGCAAGGAGTTGTTGTATGAACGTCCTAAATGCAGAGTTCGCAAGATTGCTGGCAAGTTCCGGTTGGAAACAATCGGAGGCAGCAAGACAGTTGGAGCTGTCACCGGCTGTGGTCACGCGCTATCTGAGCGATGACACCCGTCCCAGCCTCACGGTCTTGAAGCTTTTCAAGCTGCTGATCGGTGATATGCTGCCATTGCCGGGGGAAAGCGATCTGACCGGTCTGGAGGGTGAATTGGAGCGGCCGCTGGATTCCGCCGAGCGGCAGTTGCTCACGCACTTGCGGGCGATGCCGGATGCACAACGGCGCAAGGTGATTCATTGCATGTGCTCAATGTTGGGTGCCACCAGTGCAGTGAATACCCCCAGCAAAACGGTTCCGGCTCTGCCGAAGAAAGCCCGGGCCAAAAAGCGACAGAACGGGGCAAACGGTGCCAAGAACTAAAACGGCAGCAATTGACGGTTTTACAGTAGTAAAGGCGGTTGAGGATTGCGGCAAATATTTGAGTTATAGATGGATTGTGGGACGGCCCATGTGGGGCAGCGGATCGTGGCATTCGTTGGCGAAGGTGGCGATCGAAGCGGGGAGGGAAGCATTCAGCCGCTCAAACAGGTAAAGTTTGCCCAGTCTACCGGGGCGTTTAAGAAACTGAAAAGTGCCAATGAGGTTTTTCCAAGGACAACCGAAACAATCCACGGATGCTAAAAGGCCAAGGACCAAAAAATGAAAATCATCAACCTACTGTTACTGATCGGGGCTCTCATCATCAGCGGCTGTGCGACAGGTAAGAAGTTCGACGTAAGCAAGACCCAAAACATCAAGCGTGGGGAAACGGTTCCCACCCAGTTGACCGAGTGGTTCGGCAAGCCCTGGACGGTGCGCGAGAAGAAAGATGGCACTCAAGAGTATATCTGGCAATACACGCGGGGAACGATCGGCGGCCTGGTAGAACAGCAAGAGCTGCGCGTCTATGTGGACCCAGATGGCAAGGTGAAGGATTTTACGCTCAAGCAAATATAAGGCACCCGGGTCGTTTGCCGGGAATTCCAGCTTTGACATAAGCGGAGGTGATTGGCATCGTTCGGCCTCTGTTTTGGGGCGTTTTCCCAGTTAATTGACCGGGTGAACGAAAAGCGGTTAACGAATACTTTTTGAAATTTATGGCAGATCTGGTTGGAAATCTTTTGGTGGCCCAGTCTGGCGGGCCGACGTGCGTGATCAACGCCAGCGTGGCGGGCGTCATCCAGACGGCGGGCAAGTACCCCGACCAGATCGAGGAGATCTACGGCGGCATGAACGGCATCCTCGGCATCTTGAACGAGGAGATCATCGACCTGCAGGAGGAAAAAGCCTCCTCGATCGAGGGTTTGAAATACACGCCCGCAGCCGCGCTCGGCACGTGCCGTTACAAGATCAATTTCCAGAAGAAGCCCGAACAGGCCGCGAAGGACATGGACCGTTTGTTCGAGGTCTTCCAGGCGCATAACATCCGTTATTTCTTCTACGCGGGCGGCAATGACTCGCAGGACACGGCGCACAAGATCCATCTCGAAGCCGTGAAGCGCGGCTACGATATGCGCGTGAATGGTGTACCGAAGACGATCGATAACGATCTGCCGCACACGGATCACTGCCCCGGCTATGGCTCAGTGATAAAATACAATTCTACGACGGTGACGGAGATCGGCTTCGACGTGGGCAGCATGGCCACGGATGACGGCTCCTGCTGCATCGTCGAGGTGATGGGCCGCGCGGCTGGCTGGATCGCGGCTGGTACCGTTCTCGCGAAGCAGGGTAATCCGGCGAATCCGCCGCACATCATCTTGCTCCCGGAGATTCCGTTCAACGAAGCGAAGTTTCTCGCGAAGGTCAAAGAAACCGTGGATGCCTACAAGTATTGCATAGTGGTTTGCGGCGAAGGTGTGAAAGACGAGAAGGGCGAAGAGATCGGCGCAGACAAGACACGCTTGGACGCCTTCGGTCACGCGGTGCTCGCCGGTGCCAGCGAAGTGCTCAAGGGCATTGTGCAGGAGAAGCTGAACCTCAAGACGCGCACGGTGTTGCTCGGCTACGCGCAACGCGCTTCCGCCCATTACGCCAGCGCGACGGATGCGGAAGAAGCTTACGCGTGCGGTGCGGCCGCGGTGAAGGCAGCTATCGAAGGCAAGAGCGGTTTCATGCCGAAGATCGTGCGTCTCAGTTCCAATCCTTACAAGTGGACGGTGGATCTGCAGCCGCTGGAGGACATCGCGAATGTCGAACACTTCCTGCCGCGCGAGTGGGTGACGGAGGACGGCTTCCTGCCGAACGAGAAGTTCGTGGAATACGCCTCCCCGTTGATCGCCGGTGAGACGAAGGTGCCGACGGAGAACGGCCTGCCGAAATATGTGGTGCTGGAGAAGGTGAAGGTAGAGAAGAAGCTCCCGGCCCGAGTGAAGTAAGCGGACTGAACAGTTTAAGACGTATCCCCGGGCCGAAAGGTCCGGGGATTTCGTTTAGCAGTGTGGCGAAGAAGATGGTTTTCGTGCATTTGGCACGGGTTGGAACGCCTCGACATTTCCTCAAATCGGAATATTTTCATAACTCTTGTGATTACAGCGGGATCATATGTCGTCTAAGTAACCAATGGCTGCGGAGGCACATGCACGTCCCCGGGTGACGGTGGATGGAAAGTTCTTTCGGTTGGGGACTGCGAAGTTCCACGTAAAAGGCGTGGCCTACGGTCCTTTTGCACCGAACGGAAACGGGGAGGCGTTTGCCTCGCCGGAGCAGACCGCGCAGGACTTCAAA is from Verrucomicrobiia bacterium and encodes:
- a CDS encoding adenylate/guanylate cyclase domain-containing protein, which produces MKSLMPNFSFRFKLLLGMMLVVVGATGTTLYVSQKRMETAYQTLFAERFTGQIAVFNSMQDARLSAIKAKCTELTQSVRVQAALEATKESGESERLYQTTFNELDVRELAAQAIRQRRPMTLAFVRYTDEKGKELPPSAPLLNGRGFLAYDQLETQLEQVITNLASGPIQQVGYVSVENVAPNQPRFPSRARQLAAHQKKRTLVEVILTRVEDIDGKCMGSLIVGFHFINDTEHGLSDFSRIKSGIWSDNMLYTESLAPADAVEINSRMREMMEQKRSIKMQGTFDVDVAGEPHQVFFQLMNRDSNFTPTYQVSIYSMAEAIRDQQDLQRNIIMFGAILLMGSMLISVFLSNGFSAPIRELVAATGCVQDGDFKVRVPVRSNDEVGQLAHSFNEMTAELALKEKYRAVLDMVADKDVAHQMVHGAMSLGGEKREVSVIFCDIRGFTAHTQGMDPAEVIKMLNEHMTALTKVVYEHNGVVDKFVGDLIMAVFGAPKSYGDDAFNATRCAMRMIEERNKLNKISSHKIEVGIGIATGEAVAGCMGSADRLNYTVLGERVNLASRLCSVAGRGEVVIDETTRAKLSGHIDAEELPELKLKGFSDMVKAYKVTHVQPKK
- a CDS encoding carboxypeptidase regulatory-like domain-containing protein, encoding MKYFSTNVFVQTVHRHGLLALILALSLLMATKGYSQTATVEGTVTLPKPKSPPPSNDRYGLKAGQLAAPPAPVAIVYLEGQFTASTNAVKTNQVQMAQKGFQFTHSVLPVQKGHYVEFPNLDDDYHNVFSYSKTKRFDLGRYRKDEKPAAIQFDQPGLVKLYCEIHEHMRANILVLDTPHFITTNPEGTFKLENLPPGSYTLKAWVDDKDIRSQPVTLKAGETLKVEFKAP
- a CDS encoding peroxiredoxin family protein, translating into MPSLSFNCASVRGALLCPFLGLVFSAGLIQAADETGPLAGHSMHGDAFNEGPRQKAFLMGETGRIHFPITTKSAQAQKFFNQGVGQLHGFWYFEAERSFRQAAMLDPDCATVYWGMAMANVNNAKRARGFIEKAVYLKSLVSAREGLWIDALAEYRKEDKRDDKQRRKDYQAALEKIVAAYPDDIEAKAFCALQYWDNNSKGVPMGDKQKVDAMLKTVLAAEPLHPVHHYRIHLWDDKGATNALNSAALNGYAEPDTAHMWHMSGHTYTKLNRYSDAAWQQEASARTDHAYMMKNRVMPDQIHNFAHNNEWLIRNLNFIGSVDRAVDLAKNMIELPRHPKYNTLAKGSANYGYQRLAETLVRYEMWPELVALGQTTYLEPLDNNDQEVRRLRALGTAHFNLSDVSAGKAQLAALEKLKIKIEADAKKNPKSEPKKDEESKSKEESKPQAEADKKEEKNKTAGNTSTNSTNRLTGVNNAIAELQGWEALKAGDAKKAREAFAKSKDIPKERQSQIEWFLGDNKKAEQLALDAVKGATNQVQPLAHYVDISYRNGNYETAYKYFFQLRDLAAEADLNAPVFQRLKTVASDLDFPADWRPALKREKDFGKRPSLASLGPIRWQPSAAPAWSLPNAENRQISLKQYKGKPVIVIFYLGHGCPHCIQQLAAFAPETDKFTKLGISLIAVSTDSVDGLKKTEEKVAESGGFPFPLVSDKSMNIFKAYRAFDDFENLPLHGTYLIDGDGLVRWQDISYDPFVDTKFLLGEAQRLLGKVRVPELAATPAKVKEGGE
- a CDS encoding SET domain-containing protein-lysine N-methyltransferase, translated to MSKKKAKPAGTKVDASKVEVRKSGIHDTGCFAACDIRKGEKVIEYVGPHMSKAESAKQCEDGNVYVFTLNDAVDINGNVEWNPARFINHSCAPNCESENDDPHIWILAVRDIKAGEELTYNYGFDIEEYKDYPCNCGAKDCVGYMVAAEFFDHARKYRASQKEAATA
- a CDS encoding acetylxylan esterase, with amino-acid sequence MKPAFVRPLPLAAALLINLFTLQAQEIKPSTNYVLNVDAERPDALYKQGETVSFHVTLRLDKQPVNGGEIAWSTSKDGVAPKASGKVKLENGRATITGKLDEPGFLTCFVTYQTNKLSFKATAGAAIDALRIKPSLPVPDDFDAFWKAKKADLAKVPMDPKLTAVKSGADNIEAYDLQAASLGAPVSGYFARPSGAKPKSLPAILTVHGAGVRSSSLGSAVGWAKQGLIALDINAHGIPNGKPDQFYTDLANGELKDYRAKGRDSRDTIYFLGMCLRLVRAIDFLTSQPEWDGQTVVVYGSSQGGLQAIAAAGLDSRVTFIAAGVPAGCDHSGHAVNRISGWPKIVPNDKAGKPEAKVTEAARYIDCMNFATRTKAGSIFTVGFIDGVCPPTSVYAAYNNFSGPKQIYNDIKAGHTNTPKATESMRKAVLKHLADQKK
- a CDS encoding helix-turn-helix transcriptional regulator, whose translation is MNVLNAEFARLLASSGWKQSEAARQLELSPAVVTRYLSDDTRPSLTVLKLFKLLIGDMLPLPGESDLTGLEGELERPLDSAERQLLTHLRAMPDAQRRKVIHCMCSMLGATSAVNTPSKTVPALPKKARAKKRQNGANGAKN
- a CDS encoding 6-phosphofructokinase, with amino-acid sequence MADLVGNLLVAQSGGPTCVINASVAGVIQTAGKYPDQIEEIYGGMNGILGILNEEIIDLQEEKASSIEGLKYTPAAALGTCRYKINFQKKPEQAAKDMDRLFEVFQAHNIRYFFYAGGNDSQDTAHKIHLEAVKRGYDMRVNGVPKTIDNDLPHTDHCPGYGSVIKYNSTTVTEIGFDVGSMATDDGSCCIVEVMGRAAGWIAAGTVLAKQGNPANPPHIILLPEIPFNEAKFLAKVKETVDAYKYCIVVCGEGVKDEKGEEIGADKTRLDAFGHAVLAGASEVLKGIVQEKLNLKTRTVLLGYAQRASAHYASATDAEEAYACGAAAVKAAIEGKSGFMPKIVRLSSNPYKWTVDLQPLEDIANVEHFLPREWVTEDGFLPNEKFVEYASPLIAGETKVPTENGLPKYVVLEKVKVEKKLPARVK